Genomic segment of bacterium:
GGCTCGGGTCGGCGAGAGGCCGCAGGAGCTGCTTCTTGGCCAGCGCGTAGCTGCTCGCCCGGTCGCCGCCGATGCAGACCCCCAGGATGGCCGGGCCGCAGCCCTGCCCCTGGGCGTTCACGACCGCGTCGAGGATCACCCGCCTGACGCCCTCCAGGTCGCGGCCGGCCTTCAGCCCGCCGTGCGGCAGGCTGTACTGGGCGCTCTGGTTCTCGCTGCCGCCGCCCTTGAGCAGCAGGTCGAAGCGGAGCGCGTCCGGCTCCTCCCACTGCTCGAAGCTGAAGGAGGGAAAGGCCTCGCCCGTGTTGTCGTTGCTGTTGGCGCCTGTCACGGAGTCCACCGCGTTGGGACGCAGCAGGCTCTCCTTGGTGGCCCGGCGGATGGCGGCCAGGGCCGCCTCCCGGATCGGGCGCACCGGGTAGTCCCAGGGGTGCTTGACGTAGAAGACCGGCGTGCCGGTGTCCTGGCAGATCGGACTCACGCAGCGCTCGGACAGCTCGACGTTCTCGAGGATGGTCGCCAGGCTGGTCGCCGCGGCCGAGCCGGCCGCCTCGCGGCCCTGGCCGGCGCCGAGGGCCGCGGTCACGTCCGCCGGCAGCTTGGTGCTCGCCCGGCGGATCAGCTCGAAGAGGTGGCTCTCCAGGTCGGGGATCGTCTTCATGCCGGCCTCGCTTCCCGGGCCCGGGCGGCGGACCCAGACCGCCAATATAGGCCAGCGGCCGCCGGCCTTCAATCGCGGCGAAGCCGCCGCCGGCGTGGCGCGCGGCGGCCCTTGCATCCCCGCCGGCCCTGAGGCACACTGCCCGGACTGCCGCACCCCGAACTCACCGCCCCGACAAGGAGTCTCCATGGCCGCCTCCGCGGTGGAGCGCGTCCTCGCCCGCGTCAAGGGCGAGGGGATCGAGGTCGTCGACCTCAAGTTCGTCAACCTCTTCGGCGGCTGGCACCACATCAGCGTGCCGCTCAGCCAGGTGGATGCCTCCCTCTTCTCGGAGGGCATCGCCTTCGACGGCTCCAGCGTGCCCGGCTTCAAGTCGCTCGAGGCCGGCGACATGCTGCTCCTCGCCGATCCGGCGACGGCCGCGCGCGATCCCTTCTGGGACCGGCCCGCGCTGTCGATGATCGCCCAGCCCGTCGAGGCCGACACGAAGGCGCCCTTCGCGCGCGACCCGCGGGCCATCCTCGCCAAGGCCGACGCCCTGCTCGCCGCGAGCGGCATCGCCACGGGCAGCCTCTGGGCGCCCGAGTTCGAGTTCTACATCTTCGACGCGGTGACCTACCTGAACGACATCAACACGGCGATGTACCGCATCGACAGCGCCGAGGCGGACTGGAACAGCGCCGTCGGTCCCGACAGCAACCTCGGCTACAAGATTCCCCGCCAGGGCGGCTACCACGCCAGCCCGCCGCTGGACCAGCTCTTCAACCTGCGCGCCGAGATGGTCGCCGAGCTGGAGGCGGCCGGCATCCCCGTCCGCTATCACCACCACGAGGTGGGCGGCCCGGGCCAGAGCGAGATCGAGGTGCTCGAGCAGCCGCTCCGCGCCGCGGCCGACAACGCCCTGCGGGTGAAGTACATCATCAAGATGACGGCGGTGCGTCACAAGAAGACCGTCACCTTCATGCCCAAGCCCCTCTACAACGAGGCGGGCAGCGGCATGCACTTCCACCAGCGCCTGATGAAGGGGCCCAGGAACCTCTTCTGGGATCCCAAGGGCTACGCCGGGCTGAGCAAGCTCGCGCTCCAGTACATCGCCGGCCAGCTCGTCCACGCGCCGGCCCTGCTCGCCTTCACCAACCCGAGCACGAACAGCTACAAGCGCCTGGTGCCCGGCTTCGAGGCGCCGGTAAAGACGATCTTCGGGCTGGCCAATCGCAGCGCCGCCATCCGCATCCCGAAGTACGCGGACACGGCGGCCACCAAGCGCTTCGAGTTCCGCCCGCCGGATGCGACCTGCAACGTCTACCTGGCGATGGCCGCGCAGCTGCTCGCCGGGCTGGACGGCATCCGCCGCCGGCTCGACCCGAGCCAGCTCGGCTTCGGGCCCTACGACGTGAACGTCTTCGCCCTGCCCGAGGCCGAGAAGGCCAGGCTCGGCAGCCTG
This window contains:
- a CDS encoding fumarate hydratase — its product is MWCQPPKRLTNLRSTTSIPSPLTRARTRSTAEAAMETPCRGGEFGVRQSGQCASGPAGMQGPPRATPAAASPRLKAGGRWPILAVWVRRPGPGSEAGMKTIPDLESHLFELIRRASTKLPADVTAALGAGQGREAAGSAAATSLATILENVELSERCVSPICQDTGTPVFYVKHPWDYPVRPIREAALAAIRRATKESLLRPNAVDSVTGANSNDNTGEAFPSFSFEQWEEPDALRFDLLLKGGGSENQSAQYSLPHGGLKAGRDLEGVRRVILDAVVNAQGQGCGPAILGVCIGGDRASSYALAKKQLLRPLADPS
- the glnA gene encoding type I glutamate--ammonia ligase, whose protein sequence is MAASAVERVLARVKGEGIEVVDLKFVNLFGGWHHISVPLSQVDASLFSEGIAFDGSSVPGFKSLEAGDMLLLADPATAARDPFWDRPALSMIAQPVEADTKAPFARDPRAILAKADALLAASGIATGSLWAPEFEFYIFDAVTYLNDINTAMYRIDSAEADWNSAVGPDSNLGYKIPRQGGYHASPPLDQLFNLRAEMVAELEAAGIPVRYHHHEVGGPGQSEIEVLEQPLRAAADNALRVKYIIKMTAVRHKKTVTFMPKPLYNEAGSGMHFHQRLMKGPRNLFWDPKGYAGLSKLALQYIAGQLVHAPALLAFTNPSTNSYKRLVPGFEAPVKTIFGLANRSAAIRIPKYADTAATKRFEFRPPDATCNVYLAMAAQLLAGLDGIRRRLDPSQLGFGPYDVNVFALPEAEKARLGSLPTSLREAMLALEADHEFLLAGDVFSRELIAAWIHAKIEDEYNAVRNRPHPYEISLYFDA